One window of the Trueperaceae bacterium genome contains the following:
- a CDS encoding PatB family C-S lyase — protein MTHPYDALDADGLRRRPLLKWRAYDDDVLPLWVADMDFPVATPIREALKAFADGDTFGYPEWTGIPGLREAVADRLARRQGWTVDPEAIWITPGTVAGLYTAVKAFAAQGDGVVAPTPVYPPFRLATENQGRTFQSVDLRDDGEGYRLDEGALDAAITPSSRLLMLCHPHNPTGRVFDVNELETLASRVLDHRLFVVSDELHADLNFGPTHTPFASLSPEIAKRTVTLIGPTKAFNLAGLKIGFAIAEDPDVLARFKAAAFGVAMPAPAVSQWGALAAVRDADAWFEDTLAYLKGNRDHVAARVAAMPGVRHHAPEATYLAWLDFRDTPLAEDPAGLLRDRARLALNDGASFGPAGAGFARLNFATSRGIVDDALDRIERALREA, from the coding sequence ATGACGCATCCCTACGACGCGCTGGACGCCGACGGGCTTCGGCGTCGGCCACTCCTGAAGTGGCGGGCGTACGACGACGACGTCCTCCCCCTCTGGGTGGCCGACATGGACTTCCCCGTCGCCACCCCCATCCGCGAGGCCCTGAAGGCGTTCGCCGACGGCGACACGTTCGGCTACCCCGAATGGACCGGCATTCCCGGGCTGCGCGAGGCGGTCGCCGACCGCCTCGCGCGACGGCAGGGCTGGACGGTCGACCCCGAGGCGATCTGGATCACGCCCGGCACCGTCGCCGGCCTCTACACCGCCGTGAAGGCGTTCGCCGCGCAGGGCGACGGCGTCGTCGCGCCCACCCCGGTCTACCCGCCGTTCCGCCTCGCGACCGAGAACCAGGGCCGGACGTTTCAGTCGGTCGACCTGCGCGACGACGGGGAGGGCTACCGCCTCGACGAAGGCGCGCTGGACGCCGCCATCACGCCGTCGTCGCGGTTGTTGATGCTGTGCCACCCGCACAACCCGACCGGTCGGGTGTTCGACGTGAACGAGCTCGAGACGCTCGCGTCCCGCGTCCTGGATCACCGCCTGTTCGTCGTCAGCGACGAACTGCACGCCGACCTGAACTTCGGGCCGACGCACACCCCCTTCGCGTCGCTCTCCCCCGAGATCGCGAAGCGGACGGTGACGCTGATCGGGCCGACGAAGGCGTTCAACCTCGCCGGCCTGAAGATCGGCTTCGCGATCGCGGAGGACCCCGACGTCCTGGCGCGCTTCAAGGCCGCGGCGTTCGGCGTGGCGATGCCGGCGCCGGCGGTGTCGCAATGGGGCGCCCTCGCCGCCGTGCGCGACGCCGACGCCTGGTTCGAGGACACGCTGGCGTACCTGAAGGGCAACCGCGATCACGTCGCGGCGCGCGTCGCGGCGATGCCGGGCGTCCGCCACCACGCGCCGGAGGCGACGTACCTCGCCTGGCTCGACTTTCGCGACACGCCGCTCGCCGAGGATCCCGCCGGCCTGCTGCGGGACCGCGCCCGCCTGGCGCTGAACGACGGCGCGTCGTTCGGGCCGGCCGGTGCGGGCTTCGCCCGCCTGAACTTCGCGACGTCGCGCGGCATCGTCGACGACGCGTTGGACCGCATCGAGCGCGCCCTGCGCGAGGCGTGA
- a CDS encoding alpha/beta hydrolase-fold protein codes for MHLTIAVPAWARSWLSDHTDMHRRERPVDPATTPVLEVDLPDDAYYEYAFRDADGRVRADPARPERAENSWYDAVTAVRGPAYAPHPLAAPDAEPTGTLRRLRVDAGATAPRRVALYEPADLAGPAPLVVAHDGTAYLRVARLPAVLDALIAAGRVPPVRVAFLDPRTPAVRTEEYGYADAYQEALAQFVLPALRREAEANTLYALGASLGGLAWFEAAWRDPAAFAGLALQSPAFLGTPRDRRFHGLEASWPLEVLTRRDGPLPWRVSQEVGTFDWLHDVNARAADAFAARAAAHRFAVRSAGHNWTFWRDGLPDALTFLLAP; via the coding sequence ATGCACCTGACGATCGCCGTGCCGGCGTGGGCGCGCAGCTGGCTGTCGGACCACACCGACATGCACCGCCGGGAGCGACCCGTCGACCCCGCCACCACGCCCGTCCTGGAGGTGGACCTGCCCGACGACGCGTACTACGAGTACGCCTTCCGCGACGCCGACGGCCGCGTCCGGGCGGACCCCGCACGGCCGGAGCGCGCGGAGAACTCCTGGTACGACGCGGTCACCGCGGTCCGCGGCCCCGCCTACGCCCCGCACCCGCTGGCCGCACCCGACGCGGAACCGACCGGGACCCTCCGCCGCCTCCGGGTGGACGCCGGAGCCACGGCGCCGCGCCGCGTGGCGCTGTACGAGCCGGCCGACCTGGCCGGCCCCGCCCCGCTCGTGGTGGCGCACGACGGCACCGCCTACCTGCGCGTCGCCCGCCTCCCCGCCGTCCTGGACGCGCTGATCGCGGCGGGCCGCGTGCCGCCGGTCCGCGTCGCGTTCCTCGACCCCCGGACGCCCGCCGTCCGCACCGAGGAGTACGGGTACGCCGACGCCTACCAGGAGGCCCTCGCCCAGTTCGTGCTACCCGCCCTCCGGCGCGAAGCGGAGGCGAACACGCTGTACGCGCTCGGAGCGTCGCTCGGGGGGCTCGCCTGGTTCGAGGCCGCCTGGCGCGACCCGGCGGCGTTCGCCGGACTGGCGCTGCAATCCCCCGCGTTCCTCGGGACGCCCCGCGACCGCCGCTTCCACGGCCTCGAGGCCAGCTGGCCGCTGGAGGTCCTCACCCGCCGTGATGGGCCGCTCCCGTGGCGCGTGTCGCAGGAGGTGGGGACGTTCGATTGGTTGCACGACGTCAACGCCCGCGCTGCGGACGCGTTCGCGGCGCGGGCCGCGGCGCACCGCTTCGCGGTGCGTTCGGCGGGGCACAACTGGACGTTCTGGCGCGACGGCCTCCCCGACGCGCTCACCTTCCTGCTGGCGCCCTGA